In Myotis daubentonii chromosome 10, mMyoDau2.1, whole genome shotgun sequence, one genomic interval encodes:
- the LSM8 gene encoding LSM8 homolog, U6 small nuclear RNA associated isoform X2 has protein sequence MTSALENYINRTVAVITSDGRMIVGTLKGFDQTINLILDESHERVFSSSQGVEQVVLGLYIVRGDNVAVIGEIDEETDSALDLGNIRAEPLNSVAH, from the exons GAACTGTTGCTGTGATTACTTCGGATGGGAGGATGATAGTG ggaACACTGAAAGGTTTTGACCAGACCATTAATTTGATTTTGGATGAAAGCCATGAACGAGTGTTCAGCTCTTCACAGGGAGTGGAACAAGTGGTACTAGGCTTGTACATCGTAAGAGGTGACAACGT TGCAGTCATTGGAGAAATTGATGAAGAAACAGATTCGGCGCTGGATTTGGGGAATATTCGAGCAGAACCTCTGAACTCAGTAGCACACTGA
- the LSM8 gene encoding LSM8 homolog, U6 small nuclear RNA associated isoform X1, producing the protein MQTTSLPGSKVSGRIPCEVLSLTQVPGTVAVITSDGRMIVGTLKGFDQTINLILDESHERVFSSSQGVEQVVLGLYIVRGDNVAVIGEIDEETDSALDLGNIRAEPLNSVAH; encoded by the exons ATGCAAACCACTTCCTTACCAGGTTCTAAGGTTTCAGGTCGCATTCCCTGCGAAGTGCTTTCCTTGACTCAGGTACCAGGAACTGTTGCTGTGATTACTTCGGATGGGAGGATGATAGTG ggaACACTGAAAGGTTTTGACCAGACCATTAATTTGATTTTGGATGAAAGCCATGAACGAGTGTTCAGCTCTTCACAGGGAGTGGAACAAGTGGTACTAGGCTTGTACATCGTAAGAGGTGACAACGT TGCAGTCATTGGAGAAATTGATGAAGAAACAGATTCGGCGCTGGATTTGGGGAATATTCGAGCAGAACCTCTGAACTCAGTAGCACACTGA